Proteins encoded together in one Pseudomonas sp. ADAK13 window:
- a CDS encoding transporter has product MNHSIDHSHQDSDLFGLLYGFRFRPGEKGEQIDSATALAALQQPGDPEEFLWLHLNLAHAACERWMQGHLNLPEEFFEALHEGSRSTRIEHVDSALLAVVNDVVFNFSSMVSSDISTLWVCARSRLLVSARLQPLHSVDKLRSSVKAGEHFRSPLELLVHLLRDQGEVLTQIVRKTSLSVDQIEDQLLSSRLSTNRAELGAARRVLVRLQRLLALEPGSLLRLLNRPPQWLQKEDVKELRKSTEEFALIINDLMALGERIKLLQEEIAANLNEQSNRTLFTLTVVTVLALPINIIAGFFGMNVGGVPLSTDPEGFWILVALVATFTLIAGRWAFRKRKDY; this is encoded by the coding sequence ATGAACCACAGCATCGACCACAGCCACCAGGACTCCGACCTGTTTGGCTTGCTTTACGGTTTTCGTTTTCGCCCCGGTGAAAAGGGCGAACAGATCGACTCAGCCACCGCCCTGGCGGCCTTGCAGCAACCCGGTGACCCGGAAGAATTCCTCTGGCTGCACCTGAACCTGGCCCACGCTGCCTGCGAGCGCTGGATGCAGGGGCACCTGAACCTGCCAGAAGAATTCTTCGAAGCCTTGCACGAAGGCTCACGCTCCACCCGCATCGAACACGTGGACTCGGCCTTGCTGGCGGTGGTCAACGACGTGGTGTTCAACTTCAGCAGCATGGTGTCTTCAGACATTTCCACGTTGTGGGTCTGCGCCCGCAGCCGGCTGCTGGTCAGTGCGCGTCTGCAACCGCTGCACTCGGTGGACAAGCTGCGGTCGTCGGTGAAGGCCGGTGAGCACTTTCGCTCGCCGCTGGAACTGCTGGTGCATTTGCTGCGGGACCAGGGCGAGGTGCTGACGCAGATCGTGCGCAAGACCAGCCTCAGCGTCGACCAGATCGAAGACCAGTTGCTGTCGTCACGCCTGTCCACCAACCGGGCCGAACTGGGCGCCGCACGCCGGGTGCTGGTGCGCCTGCAACGGCTGCTGGCGCTGGAGCCCGGCTCGTTGCTGCGGTTGCTCAATCGCCCGCCGCAATGGTTGCAGAAGGAAGACGTGAAGGAGTTGCGCAAATCCACCGAGGAATTTGCGCTGATCATCAACGACCTGATGGCCCTGGGTGAACGGATCAAGCTGCTGCAGGAAGAGATCGCCGCCAACCTCAACGAGCAGAGCAACCGCACGCTGTTCACCCTGACCGTGGTCACGGTGCTGGCGCTGCCGATCAATATCATTGCCGGTTTTTTTGGCATGAACGTCGGGGGCGTACCGCTTTCTACGGACCCCGAGGGCTTCTGGATCCTGGTGGCGCTGGTGGCCACGTTCACCCTGATTGCCGGGCGTTGGGCGTTCCGCAAGCGCAAGGATTATTGA
- a CDS encoding inorganic phosphate transporter encodes MATPSLTASAHASTTDPKPRLDKKPGLVTVIIFFAVLAMGLLFTAYSLMHDMHELGTVVTTWTPFLLLGVALLIALGFEFVNGFHDTANAVATVIYTNSLPPHFAVVWSGFFNFLGVLLSSGAVAFGIIALLPVELILQVGSSAGFAMIFALLIAAILWNLGTWWLGLPASSSHTLIGSIIGVGVANALMHGRDGTSGVDWGQAIKIGYALLLSPLIGFAFAALLLLALRAFVKNRSLYKAPKGDTPPPWWIRGMLIATCTGVSFAHGSNDGQKGMGLIMLILVGTLPMAYALNRTMPAGESLQFAAVAEVTQAALVKSAPQLAPADSRATLSTYVRTKEATPELVPALAAITGHIGEEVKGYGSLAAVPVEAVGNVRNDMYLTSETIRLMDKGKVGNFDADTQNKLQLFKQQIDSATRFIPLWVKIAVAIALGLGTMVGWKRIVVTVGEKIGKTHLTYAQGASAEMVTMLTIGAADIYGLPVSTTHVLSSGVAGTMVANGGGLQMKTIRNLLMAWVLTLPAAILLSGSLYWLFTQLF; translated from the coding sequence ATGGCCACCCCTTCCCTGACCGCCTCCGCACACGCTTCCACCACCGACCCCAAACCGCGCCTGGACAAAAAACCGGGCCTGGTGACGGTGATTATTTTCTTCGCCGTGCTCGCCATGGGCCTGTTGTTCACCGCCTACAGCCTGATGCACGACATGCACGAACTGGGCACGGTGGTCACCACCTGGACGCCGTTCCTGCTGTTGGGTGTGGCGCTGTTGATCGCCCTGGGCTTTGAGTTCGTCAACGGCTTCCACGACACCGCCAACGCCGTGGCCACGGTGATCTACACCAACTCGCTGCCGCCGCATTTCGCGGTGGTGTGGTCGGGCTTTTTCAACTTCCTCGGTGTGCTGCTGTCCAGCGGCGCGGTGGCGTTCGGCATCATCGCCCTGCTGCCGGTTGAGCTGATTTTGCAGGTCGGCTCCTCCGCCGGCTTTGCGATGATCTTCGCGCTATTGATCGCCGCGATCCTGTGGAACCTCGGCACCTGGTGGCTGGGCTTGCCGGCGTCGTCGTCCCACACGCTGATCGGCTCGATCATCGGCGTGGGCGTGGCCAACGCGCTGATGCACGGCCGCGACGGTACCAGCGGTGTGGATTGGGGCCAGGCGATCAAGATCGGTTATGCGCTGCTGCTGTCGCCGCTGATCGGCTTCGCCTTCGCCGCGCTGCTGTTGCTGGCGCTGCGGGCCTTCGTGAAAAACCGTTCGCTGTACAAGGCACCCAAAGGCGACACCCCGCCGCCATGGTGGATTCGCGGCATGCTGATCGCCACCTGCACCGGCGTGTCGTTTGCCCACGGTTCCAACGACGGCCAGAAAGGCATGGGCCTGATCATGTTGATCCTGGTGGGCACCCTGCCGATGGCCTACGCGTTGAACCGCACCATGCCGGCGGGTGAGTCGTTGCAGTTCGCTGCCGTGGCCGAAGTGACCCAGGCCGCCCTGGTGAAAAGTGCCCCGCAACTGGCACCTGCCGACTCCCGCGCCACCTTGTCGACCTATGTGCGCACCAAGGAAGCCACGCCGGAACTGGTGCCCGCCCTCGCCGCCATCACTGGGCATATCGGTGAAGAAGTGAAGGGCTACGGCTCCCTCGCGGCCGTACCGGTGGAAGCCGTGGGCAACGTGCGTAACGACATGTACCTGACCAGCGAAACCATCCGCCTGATGGACAAGGGCAAGGTCGGCAACTTCGACGCCGACACCCAGAACAAGCTGCAACTGTTCAAGCAACAGATCGACAGCGCCACGCGGTTTATTCCGCTGTGGGTCAAGATCGCGGTGGCCATCGCCCTGGGGCTGGGGACCATGGTCGGCTGGAAGCGCATCGTGGTGACGGTGGGCGAGAAGATCGGCAAGACCCACCTGACCTACGCCCAGGGCGCCTCGGCCGAGATGGTGACGATGCTGACCATCGGCGCGGCGGACATCTACGGCTTGCCGGTGTCCACCACCCATGTGCTGTCCTCGGGTGTGGCCGGGACCATGGTGGCGAATGGGGGTGGCTTGCAGATGAAGACCATCCGCAACTTGCTGATGGCCTGGGTGCTGACCTTGCCGGCGGCGATTCTGTTGTCGGGCAGCCTGTATTGGCTGTTTACCCAGTTGTTCTAG